One Flammeovirga agarivorans DNA window includes the following coding sequences:
- a CDS encoding DUF4175 family protein, translated as MFESKIKAYKQKLYKNAALKGIILSLAAILGLFLLINILEYINNFGTTARALLFFTYLCTFCYTLFIWVIQPILKLKGITKQITDEQAAKEIGQYFPEVSDKLVNSIQLQAEGKDNSLINATLSQRDEQFSPINFSSAISYKTNLRYWYTYLLPIVIVFLGILLFRPQVITDTTPKIVQFDKEFLPVAPFQFYILNSNLNTFQGDDFELKVQLKGDAIPSDVYIETNKGSLIKLQPTTPGYSFTHTFKKIQHAVTFRFKAAGYYSQEFDINTLIRPSLSKFSVQVEYPSYTNKTNETLSNTGNLLLPEGSKITWLFDTKTADSIKLFFKDVPLTVYATSVNDNVFKYAQKASISTPYSIALKNEFGSNKDSISYFLNVIEDKFPSISMRQYQDTVMFDYLVFGGNISDDYGITRLRTRYRIKRKEENNPSKTFSKIDIPFNRKAIDQSFYYKLETEQFGLQEGDKLEYYVEVYDNDGVNGNKRSKTPMYSFSLPTAKEIAKEINESQKETEDKLEETLAKADQLDRDLKKLEEKLKGKRQLSWQDKKDIQKLIEERKELEAQIKSLQQQSQQLQDKQSKFSKQDQQASQKAEQLQKIINDINDEETQKLYEELQKLMEQNYINQSLQENLKNIENKQKNLKNELERSIKLFKKLQIEQKAKEVSSKLEDLAKEQQEIANETKSLEEKEANSEEQSEEQKKENTKQQEDIAKKQDELNKKFEQIKQEMDDLRKMDKKEQTNQDFEQFTPNERQIEKEQQNASQQLKENNKKQAHQSQKKAANKMQQMAQKMQQSMQSAQMEQISEDHEALRQIMENLLKLSFDQENLMESFKEVRRIDPKFVELSQTQLKLRDDAKYIEDSLVALSKRVFQIESFVTREVTEMNKYMDESLDAIKRRVPEVAASKQQFSMTSINNLALLLSDILDNMQQQMSQSMAGQQMNQKQQSSSPSMSQMQQQLNQQMENLKKSGKSGKELSKELAKLAAQQEMIRNALKQSMGKGQEQMQGKDKGDDGNGIKEGDNGYGKILKEMEKTEEDLVNKKLTDKLIERQKEILTRMLESEKAQKEKGQDEERKAETARQEKQIPPPDSFDEYLKQKETQIELLRTIPTSLNTYYKQEVNKYFEKIKD; from the coding sequence ATGTTTGAAAGCAAAATAAAAGCCTATAAACAGAAGCTGTATAAGAATGCTGCATTAAAAGGTATCATCCTTTCTCTTGCTGCAATTCTAGGTCTTTTTTTGCTGATCAATATATTAGAATACATCAATAATTTTGGTACAACTGCTAGAGCATTATTGTTCTTTACATACTTATGTACATTCTGTTACACCTTATTTATTTGGGTAATACAACCTATTCTAAAACTTAAAGGAATAACAAAACAGATTACTGATGAACAAGCAGCGAAAGAAATAGGTCAGTATTTTCCAGAGGTTTCTGATAAGCTTGTCAATTCAATTCAGTTACAAGCTGAAGGAAAAGATAATAGCTTAATCAATGCGACATTAAGTCAAAGAGATGAGCAATTCTCCCCTATTAATTTCTCTAGTGCTATTTCCTATAAAACTAACTTAAGATATTGGTATACCTACCTACTTCCTATTGTTATAGTTTTTCTAGGAATTCTTTTATTTAGACCTCAAGTAATCACTGATACAACTCCAAAAATTGTTCAGTTTGATAAAGAGTTTTTACCCGTAGCACCTTTCCAATTTTATATTTTAAACTCTAATTTAAATACCTTTCAAGGAGATGATTTTGAATTGAAAGTACAACTTAAAGGTGATGCTATTCCATCTGATGTATACATTGAAACCAATAAAGGTTCACTAATTAAATTACAGCCTACAACACCTGGATATTCTTTTACACATACTTTCAAGAAGATTCAGCATGCTGTTACCTTTAGATTTAAGGCTGCAGGGTATTACTCACAAGAGTTTGATATCAATACTTTAATTCGTCCCTCTTTATCTAAGTTTAGTGTTCAAGTAGAGTATCCTTCATATACTAATAAAACCAACGAGACATTATCTAATACTGGTAACCTTCTATTACCTGAAGGTTCCAAAATAACTTGGTTGTTTGATACAAAGACAGCCGATTCCATCAAATTATTTTTTAAAGATGTTCCATTAACGGTGTATGCAACATCAGTAAATGACAACGTCTTTAAGTATGCTCAAAAAGCAAGTATCTCTACTCCCTATAGTATCGCATTAAAAAATGAATTTGGAAGCAATAAAGACAGTATCTCCTATTTCTTAAATGTTATAGAAGATAAGTTTCCGAGTATTAGTATGCGCCAGTATCAAGATACTGTAATGTTCGATTACTTGGTCTTTGGAGGAAACATCAGTGACGATTACGGAATCACTAGACTACGTACGAGATATAGAATCAAAAGAAAAGAAGAGAACAATCCATCTAAGACTTTCAGTAAAATTGATATTCCTTTTAATAGAAAAGCAATCGATCAAAGTTTCTATTACAAATTAGAAACTGAACAATTTGGACTTCAAGAAGGAGACAAGTTGGAATACTATGTCGAAGTTTATGATAATGATGGAGTAAATGGTAATAAGAGAAGTAAGACACCTATGTACTCTTTCTCGTTACCGACAGCCAAAGAGATTGCAAAAGAGATTAACGAATCACAAAAGGAAACAGAAGATAAGCTAGAAGAGACTTTGGCAAAAGCGGATCAACTGGATAGAGACCTAAAGAAGTTAGAAGAAAAACTAAAAGGTAAACGTCAATTATCTTGGCAAGATAAAAAAGACATCCAAAAGTTGATTGAAGAACGAAAAGAATTGGAAGCACAAATCAAAAGTCTCCAACAGCAGAGTCAACAATTACAAGACAAACAAAGTAAGTTCTCGAAGCAAGATCAGCAAGCTTCTCAGAAGGCGGAACAATTACAGAAGATCATTAATGATATCAATGATGAAGAAACTCAAAAATTATATGAGGAACTTCAAAAGTTGATGGAACAAAATTACATCAACCAATCTCTTCAAGAAAACCTGAAGAATATTGAGAACAAACAGAAGAACTTAAAGAATGAATTAGAACGTTCAATTAAGTTATTTAAGAAGTTACAGATAGAGCAAAAAGCAAAAGAAGTTTCTTCTAAACTTGAAGATTTAGCAAAAGAGCAACAAGAAATTGCCAATGAAACAAAATCATTAGAAGAAAAAGAAGCTAATTCAGAAGAGCAATCTGAAGAACAAAAGAAGGAAAATACAAAACAGCAAGAAGATATAGCTAAAAAGCAGGACGAACTTAATAAGAAGTTTGAACAGATTAAACAAGAGATGGATGATTTGCGTAAAATGGATAAGAAGGAACAAACCAATCAGGACTTCGAACAATTTACGCCAAATGAAAGGCAAATAGAGAAAGAACAACAAAATGCCTCTCAACAACTAAAAGAAAATAATAAAAAGCAGGCTCATCAATCGCAGAAAAAAGCTGCTAATAAAATGCAGCAGATGGCACAAAAAATGCAACAAAGTATGCAGTCTGCACAAATGGAACAAATCAGTGAAGACCATGAAGCTTTACGACAAATAATGGAGAATCTCCTAAAACTTTCATTTGATCAAGAAAATCTAATGGAATCATTTAAGGAGGTTAGAAGAATAGATCCTAAATTTGTAGAGCTTTCACAAACTCAATTGAAATTAAGAGATGATGCTAAATATATTGAAGACAGTTTAGTTGCATTATCGAAAAGAGTTTTCCAAATTGAGTCTTTTGTTACGCGTGAGGTTACTGAAATGAATAAATACATGGACGAAAGCCTTGATGCTATCAAAAGAAGAGTTCCAGAAGTTGCTGCCAGTAAACAGCAATTTTCTATGACCTCAATAAATAACTTGGCTTTGTTATTGAGCGATATTTTAGATAATATGCAACAGCAAATGAGTCAGAGTATGGCAGGGCAACAGATGAACCAAAAACAACAGTCGTCCTCTCCTAGCATGAGTCAGATGCAACAGCAATTAAATCAACAGATGGAAAACTTAAAGAAAAGTGGAAAGTCTGGTAAAGAATTATCTAAAGAACTTGCGAAACTTGCTGCCCAACAAGAAATGATACGAAATGCTTTAAAACAAAGTATGGGCAAAGGGCAAGAACAAATGCAAGGAAAAGATAAAGGTGACGATGGAAACGGAATCAAAGAAGGTGACAACGGTTACGGAAAGATTCTGAAAGAAATGGAAAAAACCGAAGAAGATCTAGTCAACAAAAAGCTTACAGATAAGTTGATTGAAAGACAAAAAGAGATCTTAACAAGAATGCTTGAGTCTGAAAAGGCACAAAAAGAAAAAGGTCAAGATGAAGAACGAAAAGCGGAAACTGCAAGACAAGAAAAACAGATTCCTCCTCCTGACAGTTTTGATGAATATCTAAAACAGAAGGAGACGCAAATTGAATTATTGCGTACCATTCCTACTTCCTTGAATACTTACTACAAGCAAGAAGTGAACAAATACTTTGAAAAGATAAAAGATTGA
- a CDS encoding ATP-binding protein, with translation MNKPFKLKIPSLIENVRIAESFIDQARDEFNFNDDIYGNIMIAVTESVNNAIIHGNKNDKDKNVHLELNVSDKEIAFTIEDEGKGFDFDGLPDPTAPENIDKPGGRGIFLMKHLADEVEFSKEGRAITLTFYI, from the coding sequence ATGAATAAACCATTCAAATTAAAGATCCCTTCGCTAATAGAAAATGTTAGAATAGCGGAGAGTTTTATTGATCAAGCTCGTGATGAGTTTAATTTTAATGATGACATTTATGGTAACATTATGATTGCCGTAACTGAGTCTGTGAATAATGCTATCATTCATGGTAACAAAAATGATAAGGATAAAAATGTTCACTTAGAATTAAATGTTTCGGATAAAGAAATAGCTTTTACAATAGAAGATGAAGGTAAAGGATTCGACTTTGATGGTCTGCCTGATCCAACAGCTCCAGAAAATATTGACAAGCCAGGTGGTAGAGGTATTTTCTTAATGAAGCATTTAGCAGATGAAGTAGAGTTCTCTAAAGAAGGTAGAGCAATTACACTTACATTTTATATTTAA
- the ybeY gene encoding rRNA maturation RNase YbeY has translation MGEITFFTEDISFDVQHEEQVKEWIQSVIKKFDFELIGVNYILCSDEYLHKINVEYLDHDTYTDIITFDNSEYENEIESDIFVSIDRIKENASTIGTSETDEFHRVLIHGILHLLGFKDKSDEEAKKMRALEDEQLASRSSGLTQ, from the coding sequence ATGGGGGAAATTACTTTTTTTACTGAAGACATTTCTTTTGATGTTCAACATGAAGAACAAGTAAAAGAATGGATTCAATCCGTTATCAAAAAATTTGATTTCGAACTCATTGGTGTTAATTACATTTTGTGCTCTGACGAATACTTACATAAAATTAATGTAGAGTATTTGGACCATGATACCTACACTGATATTATCACTTTTGATAATTCAGAATATGAGAACGAGATAGAGTCTGATATTTTTGTGAGCATTGACCGTATTAAAGAAAATGCTTCAACCATTGGAACAAGTGAAACTGATGAATTCCACAGAGTACTTATTCATGGTATTCTTCATCTATTAGGATTTAAAGATAAATCTGATGAAGAAGCTAAAAAGATGAGAGCTCTGGAAGATGAACAACTTGCTTCAAGATCTTCAGGTCTTACCCAATAG
- the mnmG gene encoding tRNA uridine-5-carboxymethylaminomethyl(34) synthesis enzyme MnmG encodes MYPSYDVIVIGGGHAGCEAAHAAATLGSKVLLITMNMQTIAQMSCNPAMGGVAKGQIVREIDALGGMSGIITDKSMIQFRMLNRSKGPAMWSPRAQSDRMVFAQEWRDALEANLNVDIWQEMATEIVMDGDKITGVKTGLGVVFNTKSVVLTNGTFLNGLIHIGEKQFGGGRSGEHAAKGLTEQLVALGFESGRMKTGTPPRVDGRSLNWEKMQEQAGDENPEKFSFSDQTTTLTKQRSCFITYTSNEVHDILKTGFDRSPMFNGRIQGLGPRYCPSIEDKINRFAERDRHQIFVEPEGWNTCEMYINGFSTSLPEDVQYKALRKIEGFENAKMFRPGYAIEYDFFPPTQLKPTLETKLIENLYFAGQINGTTGYEEAASQGLMAGINAHNKITEKEPFILKRSEAYIGVLIDDLINKGTDEPYRMFTSRAEYRILLRQDNADIRLTQLGHQIGLASDERFDAVQKKKEQINKTIETLKETSVKVSNANPHLEAKGLPAMNHGLKADKFLKKTKVDMALTMDSAPTLKEEFDGFSDKALEEAEILLKYEAYIEKEEKIAEKLVTMENYKIPDGFDFRAITALSAESREKLSKVAPLTLGQASRISGVTPADVTILMVYLDKQKN; translated from the coding sequence ATGTATCCATCTTATGACGTCATTGTAATAGGCGGAGGACATGCGGGCTGTGAAGCCGCCCATGCTGCTGCAACTTTAGGATCAAAAGTATTGTTGATTACAATGAACATGCAGACCATTGCACAAATGAGTTGTAACCCTGCAATGGGTGGTGTCGCAAAAGGACAAATTGTAAGAGAAATTGATGCGTTAGGTGGTATGTCTGGAATTATCACAGACAAATCTATGATTCAATTTCGTATGTTGAATAGATCGAAAGGTCCTGCAATGTGGAGTCCAAGAGCACAAAGCGACAGAATGGTATTTGCTCAGGAATGGAGAGATGCTCTCGAAGCAAATCTCAATGTTGATATATGGCAAGAAATGGCTACTGAAATAGTCATGGACGGTGACAAAATTACTGGTGTTAAGACTGGTCTTGGTGTTGTATTTAATACTAAATCTGTAGTCTTAACAAATGGTACTTTTCTAAATGGTTTAATCCATATTGGTGAAAAACAATTTGGTGGTGGCCGTAGTGGCGAACATGCTGCAAAAGGTTTAACTGAACAATTGGTCGCACTAGGATTTGAATCTGGTAGAATGAAAACGGGTACTCCTCCCCGAGTGGATGGTCGTTCGTTGAACTGGGAAAAAATGCAAGAACAAGCAGGTGATGAAAATCCTGAAAAGTTCTCATTCTCAGATCAGACTACTACACTTACTAAACAAAGAAGTTGTTTCATTACCTATACAAGTAATGAAGTACATGACATCTTAAAAACGGGTTTTGATCGATCGCCAATGTTCAATGGTAGAATTCAAGGATTAGGTCCTAGATATTGCCCATCTATTGAAGACAAGATCAATCGTTTTGCAGAAAGAGATCGTCACCAAATCTTTGTTGAGCCAGAAGGATGGAACACTTGTGAGATGTATATCAATGGTTTCTCTACATCTTTACCAGAAGATGTACAGTACAAAGCATTACGTAAAATCGAAGGGTTTGAAAATGCTAAAATGTTCAGACCTGGATATGCTATTGAATATGACTTCTTCCCTCCTACACAATTGAAGCCTACTCTAGAAACTAAGTTAATCGAGAACTTATATTTCGCAGGGCAAATCAATGGTACTACAGGTTATGAAGAAGCAGCATCACAAGGTTTGATGGCAGGTATCAATGCACACAATAAAATCACTGAAAAAGAACCATTCATCTTAAAAAGATCAGAAGCTTATATTGGTGTTCTTATTGACGACTTGATCAACAAAGGTACAGACGAACCTTACCGAATGTTTACATCTAGAGCTGAGTATAGAATCTTACTAAGACAGGATAATGCCGACATTCGTTTAACTCAACTTGGTCATCAAATTGGCTTAGCCTCTGATGAACGATTTGATGCTGTTCAAAAGAAGAAAGAGCAAATCAATAAGACTATTGAGACTTTAAAAGAAACTAGTGTAAAAGTAAGTAATGCAAACCCTCATTTAGAGGCTAAAGGATTACCTGCTATGAACCATGGTTTAAAAGCTGATAAGTTTCTTAAGAAGACAAAAGTTGATATGGCTTTAACAATGGATAGTGCTCCAACACTAAAAGAAGAGTTTGATGGTTTCTCTGATAAAGCATTAGAGGAAGCTGAAATCTTGTTGAAGTATGAAGCTTATATTGAGAAAGAAGAAAAGATTGCAGAGAAGTTAGTCACTATGGAAAATTATAAAATTCCTGATGGTTTTGACTTTAGAGCAATCACTGCTTTGTCTGCAGAATCTAGAGAAAAGTTATCTAAAGTAGCTCCGTTGACATTAGGACAAGCATCAAGAATTAGTGGTGTAACTCCTGCCGATGTAACTATCTTAATGGTCTATTTAGATAAGCAGAAAAATTAA
- a CDS encoding Ig-like domain-containing protein, whose product MNLYLRIIISIYILFTVYACAVVSSPTGGPKDEIPPRFGASDPFDGQTNVDTTKLKITLYFDEYVQEEKLKQNLIITPYKTDFKYKTKFVRNKVVMNILDTLEQNTTYFMDFGKAVVDVTEKNPAKNVRFAFSTGDYLDSLEVTGQVFDLMTNEPIEGGIIALYDPYDSLDVNTDPPLYYSRTVKDGLFILERFKPGFYKVYAIADANEDYKYTLREEKVGFFSDSISLDKNIDGVKLYVRDYDLVDLKLNRIKKEKEDLHISFNKGIVEYGVDFPETNTYTDSIFSMEEKGEIKLIYTGLRDQEDSLRITGYGIDSLDTKLEFDTLIMFPSKKELLAEEKRQERKKSGGLIGGALKSVGNALGAEEEEVEITRISFEQLLPKDNDIKENDSLDIVLRFPIPMKEWNMDSMMYVYSEDTVMLDSVLESRGKALSFNFDKTEVTIPGFVADSAFAIILKQNSFVSVKTDSTKQKTLNFSIKEPDKYGIIEGLVKGSHDNFTVQLLDGKNEPVMEIENERKFSFEYVKPGTYKIRVLIDENGDGVWFPGDFKNRIPPEPTAFFPKEIKVEANWEIRREDTVIDTDKR is encoded by the coding sequence ATGAACTTATACCTAAGAATCATTATATCTATCTATATACTTTTCACAGTATATGCATGTGCTGTAGTCTCCTCTCCTACTGGTGGTCCTAAAGATGAAATACCACCTCGTTTTGGAGCAAGCGATCCCTTCGATGGACAAACAAATGTTGATACTACCAAGCTTAAAATCACACTTTATTTTGATGAGTATGTTCAAGAAGAAAAGCTAAAGCAGAACCTTATTATCACTCCTTATAAAACAGACTTCAAATACAAAACCAAGTTTGTTAGAAATAAAGTAGTGATGAATATTCTAGATACTCTAGAACAGAATACTACCTACTTTATGGATTTTGGTAAAGCAGTAGTTGATGTGACTGAAAAGAATCCAGCAAAAAATGTACGTTTTGCTTTTAGTACTGGAGACTATCTAGACTCCCTTGAAGTCACTGGTCAAGTATTTGATTTAATGACTAACGAACCAATTGAAGGTGGAATCATTGCTTTATATGATCCATATGATTCGTTGGATGTCAATACTGATCCACCATTATATTATTCAAGAACAGTAAAAGACGGGCTATTTATCTTAGAAAGGTTTAAGCCTGGATTCTATAAAGTTTATGCTATCGCAGATGCAAACGAAGATTATAAGTACACTCTTAGAGAAGAAAAAGTAGGCTTCTTTTCAGACTCTATTTCCTTAGATAAAAATATAGATGGTGTTAAACTATATGTCAGAGATTATGATTTAGTAGATCTAAAACTAAATAGAATCAAGAAAGAAAAAGAAGACCTGCATATTTCTTTTAATAAAGGTATTGTAGAATATGGTGTTGATTTCCCTGAAACGAATACTTATACAGATAGTATTTTTAGTATGGAAGAGAAAGGAGAAATTAAACTTATCTATACTGGTTTAAGAGATCAAGAAGACTCTTTAAGAATTACCGGTTATGGTATTGATTCCTTAGATACAAAATTAGAATTTGATACTTTGATCATGTTCCCTAGTAAGAAGGAACTATTAGCGGAGGAGAAAAGACAAGAAAGAAAAAAGAGTGGAGGCCTTATTGGTGGTGCTTTAAAATCGGTAGGTAATGCTTTAGGAGCTGAAGAAGAAGAGGTTGAAATTACTAGAATATCTTTCGAACAATTACTTCCAAAAGACAATGATATTAAAGAAAATGATTCTCTTGATATAGTACTTCGATTTCCAATTCCTATGAAAGAATGGAACATGGATAGTATGATGTATGTATATAGTGAAGACACAGTAATGCTCGATAGTGTTTTAGAATCAAGAGGGAAAGCATTAAGCTTTAATTTTGATAAAACGGAAGTAACTATTCCTGGTTTTGTTGCAGATTCTGCCTTTGCTATCATCTTAAAACAAAATTCTTTTGTATCTGTAAAGACTGATTCTACAAAGCAAAAAACTTTAAACTTTAGTATTAAAGAGCCAGACAAATACGGAATTATTGAAGGACTTGTAAAAGGTAGTCATGATAATTTTACTGTTCAGTTATTAGACGGTAAAAATGAACCCGTCATGGAAATTGAAAATGAAAGAAAGTTTTCTTTCGAATATGTAAAACCAGGCACTTATAAAATCAGAGTTTTAATTGATGAAAATGGTGATGGTGTATGGTTTCCTGGAGACTTCAAAAATCGTATTCCTCCTGAACCTACTGCTTTCTTCCCGAAAGAAATTAAAGTAGAAGCCAATTGGGAAATAAGAAGAGAAGATACTGTCATTGATACTGATAAAAGATAA
- a CDS encoding DUF6624 domain-containing protein, with product MRLIFILLVVLIQCSCTNENDTTSEKPINYSEIKILLDSIREVDQSNRKDFEKVYKEFDQESEVFQSAVKKMMDSDSLNAILISELLDKYGWIGKDKIGETANSTLFLVIQHSSKEIRLKYIPLLREAVKNKKAKKRQLALMEDRLNLEYGKPQVYGSQVSLNHKGENYVFPIDDPEIVNERRAEMGLEPIEDYLLLFDIEWNLETYYKTLPQHLEELEKKKDE from the coding sequence ATGAGATTAATATTTATTCTTTTAGTAGTATTGATTCAATGCTCTTGTACAAATGAAAATGATACTACATCAGAGAAACCAATTAATTATTCTGAGATAAAAATACTTTTGGATAGTATTAGAGAAGTAGATCAATCCAATAGAAAAGACTTCGAAAAAGTTTATAAAGAATTTGATCAAGAAAGCGAAGTTTTTCAATCAGCTGTAAAGAAGATGATGGATTCTGATTCTTTGAATGCAATTTTAATATCTGAGTTATTGGATAAGTATGGGTGGATAGGAAAAGACAAAATAGGGGAGACCGCTAATTCGACTTTATTTCTAGTGATACAACATTCGTCTAAAGAAATAAGATTGAAATATATTCCTTTATTAAGAGAAGCAGTAAAAAATAAGAAAGCTAAAAAAAGACAGTTAGCCCTTATGGAAGATCGATTGAACTTAGAGTATGGTAAACCTCAGGTTTATGGAAGTCAGGTTAGTTTAAATCATAAGGGAGAAAATTATGTATTTCCTATTGATGATCCAGAAATTGTAAATGAAAGAAGAGCGGAGATGGGATTAGAACCTATAGAAGATTATCTATTGCTTTTTGATATTGAATGGAATTTAGAAACTTATTATAAAACCCTTCCACAGCATTTGGAGGAATTAGAAAAGAAAAAAGATGAGTAA
- a CDS encoding tetratricopeptide repeat protein: MLKTLIPQKIRKAIPLIGVGLFFIQIGFAQNKTEEKLDLAQEYYKTEEYDKALDLYRDLSKQKNLINQIHENYLSILLKKELYKEADKYLKKAVKSDESNAVYHVDYSRIKLLEKDTVTADKYFDTFIKEIAVNTTKLRYTALYCLDLNLFKYTESCYRIGEKNSNELFYYELADLYYKWGKYDKMIDEYLQLLTLKPDQLEYVQVALQDRLTTEEDFELLEPQLLTKVQKNADMTVFNEMIVWYYLQQKKFYGAFIQARALDKRLRLEGYKILEIGRLAKNNQDYKNAQKIFQYLVDRYKEYAVYPVARKFLIETKEAIVKNTYPIDRTEIESLVKDYQQIVKEMGLNAQTADAMRNMALLQAFYLNQRDSAIVELKELINNRNIPKSLISQAKLDLGDIYLLKDEPWEASLLYSQVAKSNRELKIGHEAKLKNAKLYYYTGDFKLAQSQLDVLKLATSRTISNDAMELSMLIGDNLNLDTTSLAMEAYAAVDLLIFQGQYDKALDSYEQMLVKIKGHRLTDEILWQKAQLLIKLGKYEEATEPLKEILEFHRYDIWADDANYLLGTIYQDQLKDKEQAMNYFKDHLINYKGSVYEVDARKRFRRLRGDNVNKS; encoded by the coding sequence ATGTTGAAAACCTTAATTCCTCAAAAAATCAGAAAGGCTATACCTTTGATTGGGGTTGGACTCTTTTTTATTCAAATAGGGTTTGCTCAAAATAAAACAGAGGAGAAGTTAGACCTAGCCCAGGAATATTATAAAACGGAAGAATATGATAAAGCCTTAGATCTGTACAGGGATTTATCAAAACAAAAAAACTTGATAAACCAGATCCACGAAAATTACTTATCTATTCTTTTAAAAAAAGAACTGTACAAGGAAGCGGATAAATATTTGAAGAAAGCAGTAAAGTCTGATGAGAGCAATGCTGTTTACCATGTGGACTACTCTCGCATAAAGCTTCTAGAAAAAGATACAGTAACGGCTGATAAGTACTTTGATACTTTTATCAAGGAAATAGCAGTCAATACCACGAAGTTGCGTTATACGGCTTTATATTGCCTTGATCTGAATCTATTCAAATACACAGAATCTTGTTATCGTATTGGAGAGAAGAATAGTAACGAACTCTTTTATTACGAATTAGCCGATTTATATTACAAATGGGGTAAGTATGATAAGATGATCGATGAATATCTTCAGTTACTCACATTAAAGCCTGATCAGTTAGAATATGTTCAGGTAGCTTTACAGGACAGGTTAACCACAGAAGAAGATTTTGAGCTATTAGAACCACAGTTACTCACAAAAGTGCAGAAGAATGCAGATATGACTGTATTCAATGAGATGATTGTCTGGTACTATCTACAACAAAAGAAATTTTATGGTGCTTTTATTCAAGCAAGAGCATTAGATAAACGTTTACGTTTAGAAGGTTATAAAATTTTGGAGATAGGTAGACTAGCCAAGAACAATCAGGATTATAAGAATGCCCAGAAGATATTCCAATACCTTGTGGATAGATACAAAGAATACGCTGTTTATCCTGTGGCGAGAAAGTTCTTAATTGAAACTAAAGAAGCTATTGTTAAAAACACCTATCCTATCGATAGAACTGAAATAGAGTCTCTAGTAAAAGATTATCAACAAATTGTGAAGGAAATGGGATTAAATGCTCAAACTGCTGATGCTATGCGAAACATGGCACTACTTCAGGCCTTCTATTTGAATCAGAGAGATTCTGCAATTGTTGAATTAAAAGAACTTATCAACAATAGAAACATTCCTAAGTCACTTATTTCACAAGCTAAACTAGATCTTGGGGATATCTATTTGTTAAAAGATGAACCTTGGGAAGCTTCTTTACTTTATTCACAAGTTGCTAAAAGTAATCGTGAATTAAAGATTGGACATGAGGCTAAATTGAAAAACGCAAAGCTTTATTACTACACAGGAGATTTTAAATTAGCACAATCGCAATTAGATGTATTGAAGTTGGCAACTTCTAGAACGATTAGCAATGATGCAATGGAACTCTCCATGCTTATTGGTGATAATCTAAACCTCGATACCACTTCTTTAGCTATGGAAGCTTATGCAGCTGTAGACTTGTTGATATTTCAAGGACAATATGATAAAGCGCTCGATAGTTACGAACAAATGTTAGTAAAAATCAAAGGACATCGATTAACAGATGAAATTCTTTGGCAAAAAGCACAATTGTTAATAAAATTGGGCAAATATGAAGAAGCAACTGAACCATTAAAAGAGATACTAGAGTTTCATAGGTACGATATTTGGGCAGATGATGCCAACTATCTATTGGGAACGATTTATCAAGATCAACTAAAGGATAAAGAACAAGCGATGAACTATTTTAAAGATCATCTGATTAATTATAAAGGTTCTGTTTATGAAGTTGATGCTCGTAAGCGTTTTAGACGTTTAAGAGGAGATAATGTGAACAAATCGTAG